A genomic window from Triticum urartu cultivar G1812 chromosome 7, Tu2.1, whole genome shotgun sequence includes:
- the LOC125524085 gene encoding protein PHOTOPERIOD-INDEPENDENT EARLY FLOWERING 1 isoform X3, with protein sequence MASKGPRSKPDHETRPRRKKALEAPREPRKPKVHWDHVLGEMVWLSKEFESERKWKLSMAKKIAQRANMGVVDQATKDEKKQKEGEHRLRKVALNISKDVKKFWTKIEKLVLYKNQLEVEERKKKALDKQLDFLLGQTERYSTMLAENLVDVPHLQTQENGLLQANVLSQEEVAGPSQTNQPSQEEVAGPSQTNQPSQEDVAEPSQTSQPLQEDVAEPSHTNQPLQEDVAEPSHTNQPAQEEVAAENINAPTPDDLDTMETDDDYDSSSLNEEQEDDERTIDEDEAQITEAERNEELAALQAEADIPIDDLLKSYLKSQAQAFLVSRESSPVNKDTCSNSDLKNSTKDSSNQVNGCNHDSGYTSSDEGNFSEEVDDSHHYAEFVKRNHGKSNGGVSGEQEDNDYVCTDEGKDDEATLSEEEELAKKDGPDPSDEIKLLQKESEIPLEELLARYPKDGYADDLTAELEDSPTHSNEEVNSDMSLDDPPADLELNNDTSENNEIAEVLGAEHVSGNALQLEIVSEPSVQECSVKEGELTDAKVMADEEASVQECSVKEVEMTDAKVMADQETIVQECPVKEDVLTDAKVMADEETSVQERFVKEDEQTDAKAMADEDTGDSVMADAAAAARAAQPTGNTFSTTSVRTKFPFLLKHSLREYQHIGLDWLVAMYEKRLNGILADEMGLGKTIMTISLLAHLACEKGIWGPHLIVVPTSVMLNWETEFLKWCPAFKILTYFGSAKERKQKRQGWMKPNFFHVCITTYRLVIQDSKAFKRKKWKYLILDEAHLIKNWKSQRWQTLLNFNSKRRILLTGTPLQNDLMELWSLMHFLMPHVFQSHQEFKDWFCNPISGMVEGQDKVNKEVIDRLHNVLRPFILRRLKRDVEKQLPQKHEHVIYCRLSRRQRNLYEDFIASSDTQATLSSGNYFGMISIIMQLRKVCNHPDLFEGRPIISSFDMAGIDMQISSSVCMVLDKGPFSQAGLSDMNLVFTQNEFNMTSWEADEVAAVFLPGITSRGSGAEISCSSKAGQRRNGTNIFEEIQKALQEERIKEAKERAASIAWWNRLRCEKRPVYGRNIRELLTIRHPMCDVLEKKNNPSCYMDFSSSLADLVLSSVERFNKMLGFIESFTFAIPAARAATPICWCKKRNSPVLLGPAYREQCMNEFSPILSPIRPAIVRRQVYFPDRRLIQFDCGKLQELAILLRRLKSEGHRALIFTQMTKMLDTLEEFINLYGYTYLRLDGSTQPEERQTLMQRFNTNPKFFLFILSTRSGGVGVNLVGADTVIFYDSDWNPAMDQQAQDRCHRIGQTREVNIYRLISESTIEENILKKANQKRTLDDLVIQRGCYNTEFFKKLDPMEFFSGHTPLNVEEQPRDRSMTAVSSNETGLALSNADVEAAIRQAEDEADYMALKRLEQEEAADNQEFSEEVAGRLEDDELVNEEDTKPDDHTSEEHKHQSSDADKDKNVGLPVNQINEEKALTLAAGDGDMDMLADVKQMAAAAAAAGQASSSFENHLRPIDRYAMRFLELWDPIIDKAAVNYQVNVAEEEWELERIEKLKEDLEAEIDEDQEPLSYESWDVDFATTAYRQQVEALAKKQLLEEQERQVLEAAKELEEMNDMASSHRKKSKKKKRKAGKFKSLKKGRVSSDSEAMHDETSVDTMSIDDNAPSPELMSDESPHHGSHKRKKMTPRNEEVSSSSRALKKFKKAPKSNCTPESSSHKHSLEGKQLKLMDEVNDSDPKSVRIKSDGRISMASMPAKRVMVIKPERLKKKGLMWPRDCALDSWTTEEDAVLCGTVHEYGPVWELASDLLHSIPGGACYRGRYRHPVHCCERFRELFCKYVLSATDNANSEKAPSGAGKAVLKVSEDQTRMLLNVISEIPNNELLLQKHFMAILSSVWRSKCAHESRRVTSVCSSATHNPVRLSENWSMTNDKPSFNLVRTALADAQAQCPRVAIPTSNQEPRRRHLDLVLDFRTDRHAYQADFPSVVNVSILEPDPIRRTVVPVEQSLLSGLPHRHAENRFRIASEACFEGEGSHWASSVHMNDTARHKSGSKSTGKHKAASESGRPPKSKIQRMAEPQDMPALKFDFLRSPRQLLTSAAEFPITQSLSDFGIDDSELTYMEDLTLEETDTEFAPYQYDQVSLAGIEELDPLVDLTDIG encoded by the exons ATGGCATCAAAAGGTCCCAGGTCGAAGCCAGACCATGAGACAAGACCTAGACGCAAGAAG GCTCTTGAAGCTCCAAGGGAGCCTCGGAAGCCAAAAGTTCACTGGGACCATGTTCTGGGGGAAATGGTTTGGCTGTCAAAG GAGTTTGAATCTGAGAGAAAGTGGAAGTTGTCCATGGCTAAAAAGATTGCTCAAAGGGCCAATATGGGTGTAGTTGACCAAGCAACAAAGGATGAGAAAAAACAGAAG GAGGGAGAACATCGCCTGAGAAAAGTTGCCCTAAATATTTCTAAGGATGTGAAGAAGTTCTGGACCAAAATAGAGAAGTTG GTTCTCTATAAGAATCAACTAGAGGTTGAGGAAAGGAAGAAAAAGGCCCTCGATAAGCAGCTTGATTTCCTTTTAGGTCAGACTGAAAG ATATTCTACAATGTTGGCTGAAAATCTCGTGGATGTTCCCCATTTGCAAACACAAGAAAATGGACTGTTACAGGCAAATGTACTATCCCAGGAGGAAGTAGCAGGACCTTCCCAGACTAATCAACCATCCCAGGAGGAAGTAGCAGGACCTTCGCAGACTAATCAACCATCGCAGGAGGATGTAGCAGAACCTTCGCAGACTAGTCAACCATTGCAGGAGGATGTAGCAGAACCTTCGCACACTAATCAACCATTGCAGGAGGACGTAGCAGAACCTTCGCACACTAATCAACCAGCGCAGGAGGAAGTAGCTGCGGAGAACATAAATGCACCAACTCCTGATGATCTAG ATACAATGGAAACCGATGATGACTATGATAGCAGCTCCTTGAACGAAGAACAG GAAGATGACGAGCGCACAATTGATGAGGATGAAGCCCAAATCACGGAGGCTGAGCGCAATGAAGAATTAGCTGCATTGCAGGCAGAAGCTGACATACCAATTGATGATCTTCTTAAGTCGTATCTCAAAAGCCAAG CTCAAGCATTCTTAGTTAGCAGGGAAAGCAGTCCAGTTAACAAAGACACTTGCAGCAACTCAGATTTGAAGAATTCAACTAAAG ATTCTTCAAACCAGGTTAATGGCTGTAATCATGATTCTGGTTATACTTCAAGTGATGAAGGCAATTTTTCTGAGGAAGTTGATGATAGCCACCATTATGCTGAGTTTGTGAAGAGGAATCAT GGGAAAAGTAATGGCGGTGTCTCTGGTGAGCAG GAGGATAACGATTATGTTTGTACTGATGAAGGAAAG GATGATGAAGCAACTTTATCTGAAGAGGAAGAGTTGGCAAAGAAAGATGGTCCTGATCCTTCGGATGAG ATTAAGCTTCTGCAAAAAGAGAGTGAGATCCCACTAGAAGAACTTCTTGCGAGGTACCCAAAG GATGGCTATGCAGATGACTTAACAGCAGAACTGGAGGATTCACCCACACATTCTAATGAAGAGGTTAATAGTGACATGTCTCTGGATGATCCACCTGCCGACTTGGAACTGAACAATGATACGTCTGAAAATAACGAAATAGCAGAAGTGCTGGGAGCTGAGCATGTGAGCGGCAATGCCCTACAACTAGAAATAGTTTCAGAGCCTAGCGTGCAGGAATGCTCTGTTAAAGAAGGCGAGCTGACTGATGCTAAGGTGATGGCCGATGAGGAAGCTAGTGTACAAGAATGTTCTGTTAAAGAAGTTGAGATGACCGATGCTAAGGTGATGGCCGATCAGGAAACTATTGTACAAGAATGTCCTGTTAAAGAAGATGTGCTGACTGATGCTAAGGTGATGGCCGATGAGGAAACTAGTGTACAAGAACGTTTTGTTAAAGAAGATGAGCAGACTGATGCTAAGGCGATGGCCGATGAGGATACTGGTGACAGTGTAATGgctgatgctgctgctgctgcaagAGCAGCACAACCAACTGGGAACACCTTTTCAACAACAAGTGTCCGCACAAAATTCCCATTCCTTCTCAAGCATTCTCTTCGGGAATATCAGCATATTGGGTTGGACTGGTTGGTTGCTATGTATGAAAAGAGGCTGAATGGAATTTTAGCAGATGAAATGGGTTTAgggaagacaatcatgactatcTCCTTGCTAGCACACCTTGCATGTGAGAAGGGGATATGGGGTCCACATCTTATTGTCGTGCCAACCAGTGTTATGTTAAATTGGGAAACAGAATTTCTGAAATGGTGTCCTGCCTTTAAAATACTTACTTATTTTGGAAGTGCAAAGGAGAGAAAGCAGAAACGTCAAGGTTGGATGAAGCCAAATTTTTTCCATGTATGCATCACGACATACAGGCTAGTTATTCAGGACTCCAAAGCGTTCAAGCGAAAGAAGTGGAAGTATCTTATTCTTGATGAGGCTCATCTGATAAAGAACTGGAAATCACAAAGATGGCAGACTCTGCTGAATTTTAATTCAAAACGACGTATTCTTTTGACTGGAACTCCTTTGCAAAATGACCTTATGGAACTTTGGTCTCTCATGCACTTTTTGATGCCACATGTATTCCAATCTCACCAAGAGTTCAAAGATTGGTTCTGCAATCCGATATCAGGAATGGTGGAGGGCCAAGACAAGGTAAACAAGGAAGTTATTGATCGGTTGCACAATGTCCTCCGCCCATTTATATTACGGCGATTGAAACGAGATGTTGAGAAGCAGTTACCGCAGAAGCATGAGCATGTCATATATTGCCGACTTTCCAGAAGGCAAAGAAACTTGTATGAAGATTTTATTGCCAGCTCAGATACACAAGCTACACTGTCAAGTGGCAACTATTTTGGTATGATTAGTATCATTATGCAACTCAGAAAGGTCTGTAACCATCCAGATCTTTTTGAAGGCCGCCCAATTATCAGCTCATTTGACATGGCAGGGATTGACATGCAGATCAGCTCTTCTGTTTGCATGGTCCTGGATAAGGGGCCATTTTCTCAGGCTGGCCTATCTGATATGAACCTTGTGTTTACTCAAAATGAATTTAATATGACTTCTTGGGAGGCAGATGAGGTTGCTGCTGTCTTTCTTCCAGGCATCACCTCTAGGGGCTCTGGTGCAGAGATTTCTTGCTCTAGTAAGGCTGGTCAGAGAAGGAATGGAACaaatatttttgaagaaattcagaAAGCCTTGCAGGAGGAGAGAATTAAAGAGGCCAAAGAAAGAGCAGCTTCAATTGCTTGGTGGAATAGGTTGAGATGTGAGAAGAGGCCTGTTTATGGTAGAAACATTAGAGAGCTTCTGACCATAAGACATCCTATGTGTGATGTTCTTGAGAAGAAGAACAACCCTTCATGCTACATGGATTTTTCATCGAGTCTAGCAGATCTTGTTCTTTCATCTGTGGAACGCTTCAATAAAATGCTTGGCTTTATTGAATCATTTACTTTTGCAATTCCTGCTGCACGGGCTGCTACTCCTATTTGCTGGTGCAAAAAAAGGAATTCACCTGTTCTTCTTGGACCAGCTTACAGAGAACAATGTATGAATGAGTTCTCGCCCATTCTCTCCCCTATAAGGCCTGCAATTGTTCGCCGTCAAGTGTACTTCCCTGATAGGCGCCTGATCCAGTTTGACTGTGGGAAGTTGCAGGAGCTTGCTATCTTGCTGAGACGTTTGAAGTCAGAAGGACACAGAGCCTTGATATTTACTCAGATGACCAAGATGCTTGATACTTTGGAGGAATTCATTAATTTGTATGGCTATACATATTTGAGGTTAGATGGTTCTACCCAGCCAGAAGAGAGGCAGACACTAATGCAGAGGTTCAATACAAACCCGAAGttttttcttttcattttatCCACTCGCAGTGGCGGTGTGGGAGTCAACCTAGTAGGTGCAGACACTGTTATATTCTATGACAGTGACTGGAACCCTGCAATGGATCAACAAGCCCAAGACAGATGCCACAGGATAGGACAGACTCGTGAAGTTAACATCTATAGGCTGATTAGTGAGAGCACTATAGAGGAGAATATTCTCAAGAAAGCAAATCAGAAGCGAACACTTGATGATTTAGTGATACAACGCGGTTGTTACAATACAGAGTTCTTCAAGAAGCTGGACCCTATGGAATTTTTTTCTGGGCACACACCTCTTAATGTCGAAGAACAGCCGAGGGATCGCTCTATGACTGCTGTATCCTCAAATGAAACTGGTCTGGCGCTGTCAAATGCAGATGTTGAAGCAGCTATTAGACAGGCAGAAGATGAAGCTGACTATATGGCTCTCAAAAGGTTGGAGCAGGAAGAGGCTGCAGACAATCAAGAATTCAGTGAGGAGGTTGCTGGAAGGCTAGAGGATGATGAGCTTGTAAATGAGGAGGATACAAAACCTGATGATCACACCAGTGAAGAGCATAAACATCAAAGTTCTGATGCGGATAAGGATAAAAATGTTGGTTTACCTGTGAACCAAATAAATGAAGAAAAGGCTCTTACATTGGCTGCAGGTGACGGAGATATGGATATGCTTGCTGATGTTAAGCAAATGGCTGCTGCAGCAGCTGCAGCAGGACAAGCGAGTTCATCTTTTGAAAATCACCTTCGGCCAATAGATAGATATGCAATGAGGTTTTTGGAGCTCTGGGATCCAATAATTGACAAAGCTGCTGTAAATTATCAGGTGAATGTTGCAGAGGAAGAATGGGAACTTGAACGCATTGAAAAACTCAAAGAAGATTTAGAAGCAGAAATTGATGAAGACCAGGAACCACTATCTTATGAGT CATGGGATGTTGATTTTGCTACTACAGCGTATCGCCAACAGGTTGAGGCTCTAGCTAAAAAACAG TTGTTGGAGGAACAGGAAAGGCAAGTTCTTGAAGCAGCCAAAGAGCTAGAGGAAATGAATGACATGGCGAG CAGTCACCGCAAAAagtcaaagaagaagaaaaggaaggcagGCAAGTTTAAGTCTTTAAAAAAAGGACGTGTGTCATCTGACTCAGAGGCCATGCACGATGAAACGTCTGTAGATACTATGAGTATTGATGACAATGCACCCTCGCCAGAGCTTATGAGTGATGAATCACCACATCATGGTTCACATAAGCGTAAAAAGATGACACCTAGAAATGAGGAAGTGAGCAGCAGTAGCAGAGCCCTGAAGAAGTTCAAGAAAGCCCCTAAATCGAACTGTACTCCTGAGTCCTCATCACATAAGCACTCGCTCGAAGGCAAGCAACTCAAGTTGATGGATGAAGTGAATGATTCTGATCCGAAGTCGGTGAGAATTAAGAGTGATGGCCGGATTTCCATGGCCTCCATGCCAGCAAAACGTGTTATGGTAATTAAGCCTGAGAGGTTGAAGAAGAAGGGTCTTATGTGGCCTCGAGATTGTGCTTTAGATTCATGGACTACTGAGGAAGATGCAGTTCTTTGTGGAACTGTACATGAGTACGGTCCTGTTTGGGAACTGGCTAGTGACCTTCTTCATTCCATACCTGGTGGTGCATGTTATAGGGGAAGATATCGTCATCCTGTACATTGCTGTGAGAGATTCCGAGAATTATTCTGCAAATATGTATTGTCAGCTACTGACAATGCAAACAGTGAGAAGGCTCCTTCTGGTGCCGGGAAGGCTGTCTTGAAAGTATCTGAG GATCAAACTCGGATGTTGCTGAATGTGATCAGTGAAATTCCTAACAACGAGTTGCTTCTCCAGAAACATTTCATGGCCATACTTTCTTCTGTTTGGAGATCAAAATGTGCTCATGAGTCCCGACGTGTTACAAGTGTTTGTTCTAGTGCAACCCATAACCCTGTTAGATTGAGTGAGAACTGGTCCATGACAAACGACAAGCCATCCTTTAATCTGGTAAGGACAGCCCTCGCAGATGCTCAGGCCCAATGTCCAAGAGTGGCAATACCAACAAGCAATCAGGAACCTCGCCGGAGGCATTTAGATTTAGTATTGGATTTCCGGACAGATCGACATGCTTACCAGGCAGACTTTCCATCTGTGGTGAATGTGTCCATTCTAGAACCAGATCCTATTAGACGCACTGTTGTGCCGGTGGAACAATCACTGCTGTCTGGGCTTCCTCATAGACATGCTGAGAACAGATTCAG GATAGCATCAGAAGCTTGTTTTGAAGGGGAAGGTTCTCACTGGGCATCATCTGTCCACATGAATGATACTGCTCGACATAAATCTGGCTCAAAGTCCACAGGAAAGCACAAAGCAGCTTCAGAATCGGGAAGACCACCGAAATCGAAAATTCAGAGGATGGCTGAACCGCAGGACATGCCGGCTTTGAAGTTTGATTTTCTCCGATCCCCCCGGCAACTGTTGACAAGTGCAGCTGAGTTCCCCATCACACAGTCACTATCCGACTTTGGCATTGATGATTCTGAGTTGACCTACATGGAGGATCTAACTCTAGAAGAGACTGACACTGAGTTTGCCCCATACCAGTATGACCAAGTTTCCCTTGCTGGTATTGAGGAGTTGGATCCTCTCGTGGATTTGACAGACATCGGATGA